The proteins below come from a single Tenuifilum thalassicum genomic window:
- a CDS encoding bifunctional metallophosphatase/5'-nucleotidase, whose amino-acid sequence MKRFNRLFFSVLLIFTALTLAAQQEVTIKILETSDVHGALFPFDFIRNKPMDGSLARVFTYVKQERSKSDQQVILLDNGDILQGQPTVYYSNFIDSANPNIVSQMLNYMGYDAATVGNHDIETGPAVYQKVVKESNFPWLGANAVSTTTDHPVFKPYTILERNGIRIAVLGLITPGIPKWLPKILWPNMQFNDMVESAKYWVKHIQKKEKPQIIIGLFHSGYDATYGGANAEERNNENAALLVAKQVPGFDVILIGHDHKELAKKYPNINGDSVLVLDPGSSARMLSEATITISIDKCKKVKSKKVEGKLIAMKGYEPDTDFLNRFSDFYSKVNDFVSKPIGKFTKPISSANAYFGPTEFMDLIHDVQLKISGADISLAAPLSFVSNIDSGNITISDMFKLYRFENFLYTMELTGKEIDGFLEHAASLWFNTMTGPNDTLIRFKKENGRIRLYANYYNFDSAAGIYYTIDVSKPEGDRVTITGMADGTPFDFSKTYKVAINSYRGNGGGGHLTEGAGIPHEELAKRVVISTDKDLRLYMMRYIEKQVEIEPQCHYYWKIAPEEWVKVAIERDRKILFNR is encoded by the coding sequence ATGAAACGTTTTAACCGATTATTTTTCAGCGTTTTGCTGATTTTTACAGCGCTTACATTAGCTGCGCAGCAGGAGGTAACTATAAAGATTCTGGAGACCAGCGATGTGCATGGGGCGCTTTTCCCGTTCGATTTTATCAGGAACAAACCCATGGATGGCAGTTTGGCTCGTGTATTCACCTATGTGAAACAGGAACGGAGCAAATCGGACCAACAGGTGATTCTCCTTGATAATGGGGATATTCTTCAAGGGCAACCCACCGTTTACTACTCCAACTTTATTGATAGCGCAAACCCCAATATCGTATCGCAAATGCTCAACTACATGGGCTACGATGCGGCAACGGTTGGTAACCATGATATTGAGACCGGACCTGCGGTTTACCAAAAGGTTGTTAAGGAATCGAATTTCCCATGGTTGGGAGCCAATGCCGTTAGCACAACTACCGACCATCCGGTTTTTAAACCCTACACCATACTCGAACGAAACGGGATTAGAATTGCGGTGCTTGGACTTATCACACCGGGAATCCCTAAATGGCTGCCAAAAATCCTTTGGCCTAATATGCAGTTCAACGATATGGTTGAGTCGGCTAAATATTGGGTTAAGCACATCCAAAAAAAGGAGAAACCACAGATTATTATCGGCCTGTTCCATTCGGGTTACGATGCCACGTATGGGGGAGCCAATGCCGAGGAGCGTAACAACGAAAATGCGGCACTCCTTGTTGCCAAGCAGGTTCCTGGCTTCGATGTGATTCTAATCGGGCACGACCATAAGGAGCTGGCCAAAAAATACCCTAACATTAATGGCGACTCCGTTCTTGTCCTCGACCCGGGTTCATCGGCCAGAATGCTTTCCGAGGCTACAATCACTATCAGCATTGATAAATGTAAAAAGGTGAAATCCAAGAAGGTGGAAGGCAAGTTAATAGCAATGAAAGGCTATGAGCCTGATACGGATTTCTTGAATCGCTTTTCCGATTTTTATAGTAAGGTAAATGATTTTGTAAGTAAGCCAATAGGCAAATTCACAAAGCCTATCTCAAGTGCCAATGCCTACTTCGGTCCAACCGAGTTCATGGATTTAATCCACGATGTGCAGCTCAAAATTTCGGGAGCCGACATATCCCTTGCAGCGCCACTCTCCTTTGTTTCTAATATCGACTCAGGGAATATCACCATAAGCGATATGTTTAAACTTTACCGTTTCGAGAACTTCCTTTACACCATGGAATTAACGGGAAAGGAAATCGACGGATTTTTGGAACATGCTGCCTCGCTTTGGTTTAACACGATGACCGGGCCAAATGATACCCTCATTCGATTTAAGAAAGAGAATGGTAGAATAAGGCTATATGCAAACTACTATAATTTCGACTCGGCAGCAGGCATTTATTACACCATCGATGTGTCAAAACCGGAAGGCGACAGGGTAACCATTACCGGCATGGCCGACGGAACGCCTTTCGATTTCAGCAAAACCTACAAGGTGGCAATTAACTCTTATCGTGGCAATGGAGGAGGCGGACATCTGACCGAGGGGGCAGGCATTCCACATGAGGAACTTGCAAAACGAGTAGTTATCTCAACCGATAAGGACTTGCGTCTTTACATGATGAGGTACATTGAGAAGCAGGTCGAAATTGAACCTCAATGCCATTACTACTGGAAAATAGCTCCCGAAGAATGGGTAAAAGTTGCAATTGAACGTGATAGAAAAATCCTTTTCAACAGGTAA
- a CDS encoding AMP-binding protein, whose product MVSFKKLTIKDILFRSRMVYSNKPALSFVGKEPVNYADMAVIVRNISGMLNTLGVGKGDKVALIGENSPNWGMAYLAITSMGAVVVPILPDFSGQEMESIIKHSEAKVVFVSAKLYGNLNRRNLPNIIAYVLLNNLQPFDEDSITPVANIPYETPKVQVNVDYCNCELPSPEEDDLAAIIYTSGTTGRPKGVMLSHKNLVSNVLSTLMIQEVNEHDRLLSILPLSHTYECTIGFLIPMATGATVYYLDKMPTPSVLIPAMQAVKPTMILSVPLIIEKIYKNKIKPELTSTPLKRKLYNFAPTRKLLHRIAAKKLHKTFGGKIHFFGIGGAKLSFEAERFLYEGRFPYSIGYGMTETSPLLTGSSPKLVRFRTAGFCIPGQELKIHNPNPNTGEGEILVRGANVMQGYYKDPELTETMFLDGWLRTGDLGFVDKDGYVELRGRSKNMILTASGENIYPEEIEDVINKHEFVLESLVYEMKGKLIAKVHLNKEALDSYIENIKKSAKDFQHNAEDYGQKVLNDIMNFVNSNVSKFSRLSKIVEQPEPFVKTPTQKIKRFLYKDKD is encoded by the coding sequence ATGGTTTCATTTAAGAAATTAACAATCAAGGATATTCTATTCAGATCACGAATGGTATATTCCAACAAGCCTGCACTGTCGTTTGTAGGTAAAGAGCCCGTAAACTATGCCGACATGGCAGTAATAGTTCGTAACATATCGGGAATGCTTAACACTCTTGGAGTAGGGAAAGGCGATAAGGTGGCACTTATTGGCGAAAATAGCCCAAACTGGGGCATGGCCTACCTGGCTATAACATCAATGGGAGCTGTTGTTGTTCCAATTCTTCCTGATTTTTCGGGACAGGAAATGGAAAGCATTATAAAACATAGCGAGGCTAAAGTAGTGTTTGTATCTGCAAAGCTTTACGGAAACCTTAATAGAAGGAACCTCCCAAACATTATAGCCTACGTACTTCTAAATAATCTTCAACCTTTCGACGAAGATTCAATAACTCCTGTAGCAAACATACCTTATGAAACTCCCAAGGTCCAGGTAAATGTCGACTACTGCAATTGCGAACTACCAAGCCCTGAAGAGGATGACCTGGCTGCTATAATTTATACCTCAGGAACAACTGGTAGACCCAAAGGTGTTATGCTTTCGCATAAAAACCTTGTTTCCAATGTGCTTTCTACGCTAATGATTCAGGAAGTTAATGAGCACGACCGTTTGCTCTCCATTCTTCCCTTATCGCACACCTACGAATGTACTATTGGATTCTTAATCCCAATGGCAACTGGAGCTACAGTTTACTACCTAGACAAGATGCCCACACCTTCGGTTTTAATCCCTGCCATGCAGGCTGTAAAACCCACCATGATTCTTAGCGTACCTTTGATTATCGAGAAGATATACAAGAACAAGATAAAACCTGAACTAACATCAACCCCATTAAAACGCAAGTTGTACAATTTTGCCCCTACTAGAAAATTACTCCATCGAATTGCTGCAAAGAAACTACACAAAACTTTTGGTGGTAAAATTCACTTTTTTGGTATAGGAGGAGCAAAACTATCGTTTGAGGCTGAACGATTCCTTTACGAGGGTCGATTCCCCTACTCTATTGGTTATGGAATGACAGAGACTTCGCCACTACTAACAGGAAGTTCACCTAAACTTGTTCGATTCCGCACTGCCGGATTTTGCATACCCGGTCAAGAATTAAAAATTCATAATCCTAACCCTAATACCGGAGAAGGTGAAATTTTGGTTAGGGGGGCTAATGTAATGCAAGGATATTATAAAGACCCCGAACTCACCGAAACCATGTTTCTTGATGGCTGGCTACGCACCGGTGACCTAGGTTTTGTTGACAAGGATGGCTATGTAGAGCTACGGGGACGTTCTAAAAATATGATTCTTACCGCATCGGGCGAAAACATTTACCCCGAAGAAATCGAAGATGTTATTAATAAGCATGAGTTTGTGCTTGAGTCGTTAGTTTACGAGATGAAAGGCAAACTTATTGCCAAGGTGCACCTAAATAAGGAGGCTCTTGATTCATACATTGAAAACATTAAAAAATCTGCAAAAGATTTTCAGCATAATGCAGAGGATTATGGGCAAAAGGTTTTGAATGACATAATGAATTTTGTCAATTCGAATGTATCTAAGTTCTCTCGCCTCAGCAAGATTGTAGAACAACCTGAACCCTTTGTAAAAACACCGACTCAGAAAATAAAACGATTCCTTTATAAGGATAAAGATTAA
- a CDS encoding thioredoxin family protein, which produces MSKPIKIEMFYTLTCPNCKVLEQMINSVLPNYSSRFEFKRVLAGSPMGYIRTLKLGIHSVPTLLIDGKIEFRGVPTREQLIDKLNNYTKSINYERN; this is translated from the coding sequence GTGAGTAAGCCAATAAAAATTGAGATGTTTTACACTTTAACCTGCCCAAACTGCAAGGTGTTAGAGCAAATGATAAATTCAGTGTTGCCTAATTATAGCAGTAGATTTGAGTTTAAAAGGGTACTTGCAGGTTCGCCAATGGGTTACATTAGGACGCTCAAACTTGGTATTCATTCAGTTCCAACTCTGCTGATTGATGGTAAAATTGAGTTTAGAGGTGTTCCTACTAGGGAGCAGCTGATCGATAAGTTAAACAACTACACTAAATCAATAAATTATGAACGAAACTAA
- a CDS encoding lysophospholipid acyltransferase family protein — protein sequence MNKFLHAISFYIFKILTFPFKFMPLRWLYVISDLMYFIIYRILKYRVEVVKKNLRNSFPEKSEKELLEIERKFYKHFCDLFVEQFYIMYASPKQAKRLFKIKNIALLDQYYEKGNSVVVAGGHYGNWELYSLLGLYLKHQLLGVYKPLTNKYYEKFVNKARERFGAIAVPMKETARTAIEYARDGKLFFLGLIADQTPARGEIRYWTTFLNQDTPVFLGTEKIARKLNQPVFFCNMRKVKRGFYEIELELLTNTPLQTEPFEITEMHVHALERLINEAPEYWLWSHRRWKHSRIKDHSQNES from the coding sequence ATGAATAAATTTCTGCATGCAATATCGTTTTACATCTTTAAAATTCTAACCTTCCCTTTTAAGTTCATGCCTTTAAGGTGGCTCTATGTCATATCCGACTTGATGTATTTCATCATATATAGAATTCTAAAATATCGGGTTGAAGTTGTTAAAAAGAATTTACGAAACTCATTCCCTGAAAAATCAGAAAAAGAGCTGCTAGAAATAGAAAGGAAATTTTACAAGCACTTTTGCGACCTATTTGTTGAGCAGTTTTATATTATGTATGCTAGCCCGAAACAGGCAAAACGCCTTTTCAAAATTAAAAACATAGCACTTCTTGACCAATACTATGAGAAAGGTAATAGCGTAGTTGTAGCTGGAGGGCATTATGGGAATTGGGAGCTCTACAGCTTATTAGGCTTATACCTCAAACATCAACTACTTGGCGTTTATAAGCCTTTAACAAACAAATATTATGAGAAATTTGTAAACAAAGCGCGAGAACGTTTCGGAGCCATAGCTGTTCCCATGAAAGAAACAGCACGCACTGCCATAGAGTATGCAAGAGACGGAAAGCTTTTCTTTTTAGGTCTTATAGCCGACCAAACACCAGCAAGAGGAGAAATCCGCTACTGGACCACATTCCTAAATCAGGATACACCAGTATTTTTAGGAACCGAAAAAATTGCCAGAAAGCTTAATCAGCCCGTCTTTTTCTGCAATATGCGCAAGGTTAAGAGAGGTTTTTACGAAATAGAGCTGGAACTTTTAACAAACACCCCCCTCCAAACAGAACCCTTTGAAATTACCGAAATGCATGTACATGCACTTGAAAGACTAATTAACGAGGCACCTGAATACTGGCTCTGGTCGCATAGGCGTTGGAAGCACTCACGAATAAAAGACCACTCCCAGAATGAAAGCTAA
- a CDS encoding GDCCVxC domain-containing (seleno)protein yields MITLQSTITCPHCGFSREETMPTDTCQYFYECSNCGELLKPQPGDCCVFCSYGNVKCPPIQEQENKGGSSCGCCSC; encoded by the coding sequence ATGATAACCCTACAATCAACTATCACATGCCCTCATTGCGGTTTCAGCAGGGAGGAAACCATGCCCACCGATACATGCCAGTATTTCTATGAGTGTTCAAATTGCGGTGAGCTGCTTAAACCCCAACCAGGCGACTGCTGTGTGTTTTGCTCATACGGAAACGTAAAATGCCCACCCATCCAGGAGCAAGAGAATAAGGGTGGTAGTAGCTGCGGTTGTTGCAGTTGCTAA
- a CDS encoding class I SAM-dependent methyltransferase, with protein MANSSWDERYSSSHFYYGINPNQFYKENLVRLKPGKILLPAEGEGRNAVFAAKLGWQVFAFDSSRVAREKALKLAAENGVKIDYRLLSYDEVDFTSESFDAIALIYAHNPNRELVHKKMIQLLKPGGIIIIEGFSKDQLSFNSGGPKNKDLLFSVDELKNDFSELQSVMVWEEIVELSEGDGHKGKASVVRLIGEK; from the coding sequence ATGGCAAATAGTTCATGGGACGAGAGATATTCCTCGTCTCACTTTTATTACGGAATTAACCCGAATCAATTCTACAAGGAGAATTTAGTTCGGTTAAAACCAGGCAAAATTCTTTTACCTGCAGAGGGTGAGGGCAGAAACGCCGTTTTTGCTGCCAAGTTGGGGTGGCAAGTTTTTGCTTTCGATAGCAGTAGGGTAGCTCGGGAAAAAGCCCTTAAGCTGGCAGCTGAAAATGGAGTTAAAATCGATTATCGCCTTCTTTCGTACGATGAGGTTGACTTCACTTCAGAAAGTTTCGATGCCATTGCCCTTATTTATGCTCATAATCCTAATAGGGAGCTCGTACACAAAAAAATGATTCAGCTACTTAAACCTGGTGGAATAATTATAATTGAGGGTTTTTCAAAAGACCAGCTGAGTTTCAATTCGGGAGGACCAAAAAACAAAGATTTGCTTTTTTCTGTAGATGAGTTAAAGAACGATTTTTCTGAATTGCAATCTGTTATGGTTTGGGAAGAAATTGTTGAGCTTAGCGAAGGTGATGGACACAAAGGTAAAGCGAGTGTTGTTAGATTGATTGGTGAAAAATAA
- a CDS encoding inositol monophosphatase family protein, with protein sequence MNLDIICKQVVEAAQQAGDWAIKERSKFKTEMIEVKGEHDFVSYVDKSCETMLVENLAKILPGAGFIAEEGSGTENKGGLNWVVDPLDGTTNFIHGLSPFAVSIALMQDKRVILGVVYEASLKECFWATENSGAFLNGTPIKVSDTQNVNDSLIATGFPYYDYSRIEPFFETMEYFMKNSHGLRRLGSAATDLVYVACGRFDAFYEYGLKPWDVAAGAFIVERAGGKVCDFSGEENHIFGGEIVATNHNIHNEFRNSISRIMKK encoded by the coding sequence ATGAATCTTGACATAATTTGCAAGCAAGTGGTTGAGGCAGCCCAGCAGGCAGGCGATTGGGCTATTAAAGAAAGGTCGAAGTTTAAAACCGAAATGATAGAGGTAAAGGGGGAGCACGACTTTGTATCGTATGTTGATAAAAGTTGTGAGACCATGCTTGTTGAAAACCTTGCAAAAATACTACCAGGTGCAGGCTTTATTGCCGAAGAAGGTTCGGGTACCGAAAACAAAGGAGGCCTCAACTGGGTAGTTGACCCCCTTGATGGAACTACAAACTTTATTCATGGCCTCTCCCCTTTTGCCGTGAGCATTGCTCTCATGCAAGATAAGAGGGTTATACTTGGCGTTGTATACGAAGCAAGCCTGAAAGAATGTTTTTGGGCTACCGAGAATAGCGGTGCTTTTCTAAATGGTACCCCAATAAAAGTATCGGACACACAAAATGTAAACGATTCGCTAATCGCTACTGGATTCCCTTACTACGACTATTCACGCATCGAGCCATTTTTTGAAACCATGGAATATTTTATGAAGAACTCGCATGGTTTACGCCGATTGGGCTCTGCTGCAACCGACTTGGTATACGTGGCCTGTGGCCGTTTCGATGCTTTTTATGAGTACGGATTAAAACCTTGGGATGTGGCAGCAGGCGCATTTATTGTTGAAAGGGCAGGTGGAAAGGTTTGTGATTTCTCCGGCGAAGAAAACCATATCTTTGGAGGAGAAATAGTTGCAACAAACCACAATATCCACAATGAATTTCGCAATTCTATTAGCAGAATTATGAAAAAATAG
- a CDS encoding HDIG domain-containing metalloprotein — MEQREFYVDLLKKHISNPKMIAHCLAAEAILRALARHFGEDEDIWGIAGLLHDLDVEITNADPKRHALVAAEMLEGVLPAEAVDAIKMHNEEATGLPRTTRFQHALAAGETIAGLIFATALVYPDKKIASVKPKSVTKRMKEKQFAASVNRETIMECEKIGIPINEFAQLSLEALVPIADEIGF, encoded by the coding sequence ATGGAACAGAGAGAATTTTACGTCGATTTGTTGAAAAAGCATATATCAAATCCTAAAATGATAGCCCACTGTTTGGCTGCAGAGGCTATACTGCGTGCATTGGCACGCCATTTTGGTGAGGATGAAGATATTTGGGGTATTGCAGGATTACTACACGACTTAGATGTTGAGATAACCAATGCCGATCCTAAACGCCATGCTTTGGTTGCTGCCGAGATGCTTGAAGGTGTCCTTCCTGCTGAAGCGGTTGATGCCATTAAGATGCACAACGAAGAGGCTACTGGTTTACCAAGAACCACACGCTTTCAGCATGCTCTGGCTGCAGGCGAAACCATAGCAGGCTTAATTTTTGCTACAGCACTTGTTTATCCCGACAAAAAAATTGCGAGTGTAAAACCCAAATCGGTTACTAAGCGCATGAAAGAGAAACAGTTTGCCGCTTCGGTAAATAGGGAGACCATAATGGAATGCGAAAAGATAGGTATTCCAATAAATGAGTTTGCACAACTCTCGCTTGAGGCTCTTGTTCCCATCGCTGACGAAATTGGATTTTAA
- a CDS encoding methyl-accepting chemotaxis protein produces the protein MEHLYIIIGLVVVLVPISIGIFKLIFKNSIVFTISAIALIFIGLTAIAGYSISIIDMINLSWIIPLFVAALWVGLSYFKRIIGNSLKIIAESQEAISKGNLETEIPKELLERKDEFGYIARSTNDTVIKLKEVIENIVFSSNSILSASHQLSKSSEELSQGANEQASNAEQVGSLVEEMSANIQQNTENAKHAEKISLTVAKEVKNLSAVSDESLDAIKKIAEKINIINDIAFQTNILALNAAVEAARAGESGRGFAVVAAEVRKLAERSKAAADEIILLSEKSVNVTEEASKQMQILQPEIEKTIQLVNEIAAANIEQSAGMEQINNATQQLNQVIQQNAASSEELASSAEELTGQAEQLKEVASYFLFNKDFASVSTKAQNNSKTGKKSSEEDYSLKPAPKAKQNNTSKLGYDIKLSKTNDSDYESF, from the coding sequence ATGGAACATCTGTACATAATTATTGGACTTGTTGTAGTACTCGTACCTATTTCAATTGGAATTTTCAAGCTAATCTTTAAGAATTCTATTGTGTTTACAATTTCGGCAATAGCCTTGATATTTATAGGGCTCACTGCCATTGCCGGATATAGTATAAGTATTATTGACATGATAAACCTTTCCTGGATTATTCCCTTGTTTGTTGCAGCACTATGGGTTGGTTTATCCTATTTCAAAAGGATAATTGGGAATAGCCTTAAAATTATAGCCGAAAGCCAGGAGGCTATATCAAAAGGAAACCTAGAAACTGAAATTCCAAAAGAACTACTTGAAAGAAAAGATGAGTTCGGTTACATTGCCCGCTCTACAAACGATACAGTTATCAAACTGAAAGAAGTAATAGAAAATATTGTTTTTTCTTCCAACTCTATTCTATCAGCAAGCCATCAATTAAGTAAGTCATCGGAGGAACTTTCGCAGGGTGCTAACGAGCAAGCCTCTAACGCCGAACAGGTTGGGAGCCTTGTTGAAGAGATGTCGGCTAACATACAGCAAAATACAGAAAATGCTAAGCATGCAGAAAAGATATCACTAACAGTGGCCAAAGAAGTTAAAAACCTTTCTGCGGTATCGGATGAAAGTCTTGATGCCATTAAGAAGATAGCTGAAAAAATCAATATTATTAACGATATCGCCTTTCAAACCAATATACTTGCACTAAATGCAGCCGTAGAGGCAGCAAGAGCAGGAGAATCTGGTAGAGGATTTGCAGTTGTAGCAGCCGAAGTACGTAAACTTGCCGAACGAAGTAAAGCAGCAGCCGACGAAATTATTCTTCTTTCAGAAAAGAGCGTAAACGTTACAGAAGAGGCTTCAAAACAGATGCAAATATTACAGCCTGAAATAGAAAAAACAATCCAACTTGTTAACGAAATTGCGGCTGCAAATATTGAGCAGAGTGCTGGGATGGAGCAAATAAACAATGCTACACAGCAGCTAAACCAGGTTATTCAGCAAAATGCTGCATCGAGCGAGGAACTTGCCTCAAGCGCCGAGGAACTTACGGGTCAGGCCGAGCAGCTTAAAGAAGTTGCATCATACTTTCTCTTTAATAAAGACTTTGCATCAGTTTCAACTAAAGCCCAAAACAATTCGAAAACTGGCAAAAAGAGCAGTGAGGAAGATTACAGCTTAAAACCAGCGCCAAAAGCAAAGCAAAATAACACAAGCAAGTTAGGCTATGATATAAAGCTATCAAAAACAAATGATAGCGACTACGAAAGTTTCTAA
- a CDS encoding glycosyltransferase family 2 protein, translated as MKAKVSVVILNWNGKHFLEKFLPTLIENTNIPNTEIVVADNGSTDGSKDTLEGFKSVKKIYLDKNYGFTGGYNRALSKIESEYYVLLNSDIETPKGWLEPMIEFMDATTEVAACAPKLLDYHRKQYFEYAGAAGGFIDLFGYPFCRGRILSEVEKDHGQYDTPMPIFWASGACMMIRSELFHAVGGFDQDFFAHMEEIDLCWRLQNHGYKIFSVPQSYVYHVGGGTLPNNTPFKLYLNYRNNLWMLHKNLSLRALLVVIPIRLVLDWLSALVYLFTGKFSFFKSVLKAHHHYFSKISTLNTKRKSEKRLYSAIRYKGLILVDFFIQHRRKFSKINFY; from the coding sequence ATGAAAGCTAAAGTATCCGTTGTTATTTTAAACTGGAATGGGAAGCACTTTCTGGAGAAATTTCTTCCTACTCTTATAGAGAACACTAATATTCCCAATACCGAAATTGTGGTTGCCGATAATGGCTCAACAGATGGCTCCAAAGATACACTTGAAGGCTTCAAATCTGTTAAAAAAATTTATCTCGATAAAAATTATGGTTTCACAGGAGGCTACAACCGAGCACTTTCGAAAATAGAATCTGAATACTATGTGCTCCTAAATTCCGATATTGAAACACCCAAAGGTTGGTTGGAACCCATGATTGAGTTCATGGATGCGACCACAGAAGTTGCGGCTTGCGCACCTAAACTACTCGACTACCACCGTAAGCAGTACTTTGAGTATGCCGGGGCTGCAGGTGGATTTATCGACCTATTTGGATATCCGTTTTGCCGTGGGCGCATACTATCGGAAGTTGAAAAGGACCATGGACAGTACGACACTCCCATGCCAATATTCTGGGCTAGCGGAGCATGCATGATGATACGCTCAGAACTATTTCATGCCGTGGGTGGTTTCGACCAAGACTTTTTTGCCCATATGGAGGAGATTGACCTATGCTGGCGCTTGCAAAATCATGGATATAAAATTTTCTCCGTTCCCCAATCGTATGTATATCATGTTGGTGGCGGTACGCTACCAAACAACACCCCTTTCAAACTCTACCTTAACTACAGAAACAACTTATGGATGCTCCATAAAAACTTATCGCTAAGAGCTCTCCTAGTTGTTATTCCTATTAGATTAGTTCTTGACTGGCTATCGGCTTTAGTATACCTGTTTACCGGTAAGTTTTCATTTTTTAAATCGGTTCTAAAGGCACACCACCATTACTTTTCTAAAATCTCAACCCTAAACACTAAACGTAAATCCGAAAAGCGTCTATACTCTGCAATCCGATACAAAGGGTTAATTCTAGTTGATTTTTTCATTCAACATCGACGAAAATTTTCAAAAATTAACTTTTATTAG
- a CDS encoding 7-carboxy-7-deazaguanine synthase QueE, producing MNFYDTVKQFDDGRMLPLVEEFYTLQGEGFQTGKAAYFIRIGGCDVGCSWCDSKLSWNPKTFPPVKVDEIVERASQYPAKAVVVTGGEPTLYPLDYLCAELKKHGIQTFIETSGAYPLTGQWDWICLSPKKQQPPAEGIHLMADELKVIISSQADFEWAEENASKVKSTCQLYLQPEWSVYNSIIPSIVDYIMNNPKWRVSLQAHKFMRIP from the coding sequence ATGAATTTTTACGATACAGTAAAGCAGTTTGATGACGGAAGAATGCTGCCCTTGGTAGAGGAGTTTTACACCCTGCAAGGCGAAGGGTTTCAAACCGGGAAGGCGGCCTACTTTATTCGTATAGGTGGATGCGATGTGGGCTGCTCATGGTGCGATTCAAAGCTATCGTGGAACCCAAAAACATTTCCACCCGTTAAGGTTGATGAGATAGTTGAGCGTGCAAGCCAGTACCCTGCCAAAGCTGTTGTAGTTACCGGTGGTGAGCCTACCCTCTACCCGCTCGACTACCTATGCGCTGAACTTAAAAAACACGGCATTCAAACTTTTATAGAGACATCGGGTGCCTATCCGCTTACCGGACAGTGGGACTGGATATGCCTATCACCCAAGAAACAGCAACCACCTGCTGAGGGCATTCACCTGATGGCCGATGAGCTAAAGGTAATCATCTCGTCGCAGGCCGACTTTGAATGGGCCGAAGAGAATGCTTCAAAGGTAAAGTCTACCTGCCAGCTCTACCTGCAACCCGAATGGAGCGTTTACAATTCCATTATTCCATCCATTGTTGATTACATCATGAACAACCCCAAATGGAGAGTCTCGTTACAGGCCCATAAGTTTATGAGAATTCCCTAG